The region AATGGCATCGTCCACCACAATCCCGATGGCCAGCACGAGCGCAAACAGCGTAATCAGGTTGATGGACAGTCCGAAGAACTGAATGACGAAGAAGGCACCGACCAACGATACGGGCACCGCCAGAATCGGAATCAGGGTGGAGCGCCAGTCGCCCAGGAAGATGAACACCACCAGGGCCACCAGGATGAACGCGTCGCGCAGGGTGTGAATTACCTGCTCGATCGAAGCGTCGAGGAACTGCGAAACGTCATAGCTGATTTTGTAATCCATGCCGGGAGGAAACGTTCCTTCCAGCTCTTTGAGCTTTTCTTTTACGTCGGCAATTACGTCACTGGCATTACTTCCGTAGTTCTGCTTCAGGACAATGGCCGCCGAAGGGTGGCCGTCCAGGTTGGAATAGATGTCGAAAAATTCGCTCCCCAGCTCTACCGTCGCAATGTCTTTCAGGTGAATGCTTTCTCCTTCGGCATTGGCCCGGATAATCACGTTATCGTACTCCTGCGGCTCGCTCAGACGGCCCTTGTACGTCAGTACGTATTCCAGCGACTGGGCTTTGATCCCCGAGCTCTGCCCGATCCGGCCGGGACGCCCCACGATGCTCTGCTCGGCCAGCGCCTCCATCACTTCGTCGACCGAAATGTCGTAGGCCCGCATGCGGTCGGGGTTCAGCCAGATGCGCATCGCGTACCGGCGGCTCCCCAGGATCTGTGCACTGGCCACGCCGTGAATCCGGCTGATTTCCGGCACCATCTGGACGTTCGCGTAGTTGTACAGGAACTTCTCGTCCATCGTGGTGTCTTTCGCATACAGGTTGACGTACATCAACATACTGGGCTGAATCGGCGTGATGATGACCCCCTCACGCTGCACCAGTTCCGGCAGTAGGGGCATGACCTGGTCTACCCTGGTCTTCACCCTGATGACCGCCTGGTTGGGGTCGGTGCCCGGCTCGAAAATCACCCGCAGGGTGGCTTCCCCCGCGCTGGTGGCGTCGGTCGCCAGGTAGCGCATGTCCTGCACGCCGTTGATGGCGTTTTCCAGGGTGATGAGCGTCGATTTTACCAGCACATCGGCGCTTGCACCAGGGTACGCAATGAAGATGTTAACAGTGGTGGGGGCAATGTCGGGGAACTGAGAGATCGGCAGCTGCTTGATGGCCAGCGAACCGACAAAGACAATTAGGACCGAAATGACAATGGCAAAGACCGGCCTATGAATGATGTTTTTAAACATTGTTCGTGTTTTACAGTACTTAACTTATTCCGCATACAGGTCCAGATGCGTAATGACGGAATCGGGCTCCAGGAACTCCGTTTCTATCTCTTCGTTCTCCCTGACAAGGCGCAGACCTTCCAGCAGAATCTTGTCGTTTTCGTCCAGACCGCTTTTCACGACATACAGGTGGGGCATTTCTTCTCCGATGGTGATCTCGCGCGATTTCACCACGCCTTCGTCGTCTATCACAAATACATATTTCTTCTCCAGCACTTCGAAGGTGGCTTTCTGAGGGATGATCAGCGCATTCTCGAGCGGCACCTTCATCTCGATGCTGCCGGTTTCACCGTGGCGCAACAGGCCGCTAGGATTCGGGAAAGTTGCCCGGAAGGGAATGTTACCGGTTTCGTTGTTGAAGTCGGCTTCGATGGTTTCTACCATGCCGGAATGTTGAAACAGCTTGTGGTTGGCCATCAGCAACTGCACCTGCGTGCGCCCGGTGTCGGTCCCCACCTGCGATTTGTAATCCAGGTATTCGGCTTCGGGTACGTTGTAGTAGACCCACATTTTGCTGTTGTCCGACAGGTTGGTCAGCAACTCGCCTTCGTCCACCAGACTCCCCAGCCGCACGTGAAAGCGGTCGATGATGCCGTCGAAGGGCGCCCGGATTTCGGTGAAGCCCAGGTGCACCTGCGCCAGCGCCTGTTCGGCCCTGGCTTTGTCGTATTTGGCTTTCGCCATCGCCAGTTCGTTTGGCGCTACGATGTTGCTGTCGGCCAGGTTTTTGGTGTTCTGGTATTCGATTTCGGCGAAGCTGGTTTCGGCTTTTGCGCGTTGCAGCTCTGCCTCGTAGAGCACGGGCATGATTTTGAACAGCAACTGGCCTTTTTTCACGAACTGCCCTTCGTCGACGTAGATTTTCTCCAGGTAACCTTTTTCCAGGGCCC is a window of Catalinimonas alkaloidigena DNA encoding:
- a CDS encoding efflux RND transporter periplasmic adaptor subunit; translation: MKRVVMLMGLGAALASQTSCETKSEAKEMETKFLVTSPVRMDTSITDEYVCQIRSINHIELRALEKGYLEKIYVDEGQFVKKGQLLFKIMPVLYEAELQRAKAETSFAEIEYQNTKNLADSNIVAPNELAMAKAKYDKARAEQALAQVHLGFTEIRAPFDGIIDRFHVRLGSLVDEGELLTNLSDNSKMWVYYNVPEAEYLDYKSQVGTDTGRTQVQLLMANHKLFQHSGMVETIEADFNNETGNIPFRATFPNPSGLLRHGETGSIEMKVPLENALIIPQKATFEVLEKKYVFVIDDEGVVKSREITIGEEMPHLYVVKSGLDENDKILLEGLRLVRENEEIETEFLEPDSVITHLDLYAE